A section of the Citrus sinensis cultivar Valencia sweet orange chromosome 8, DVS_A1.0, whole genome shotgun sequence genome encodes:
- the LOC102622302 gene encoding pre-mRNA-processing protein 40B-like isoform X2, with translation MAEMANNAPYSGAQVPHQPPMVGSMDPPRGFGPPIPSQYRPLVPAPQPQQYVPMASQHFQPAGQGGLIMNAGFPSQPLQPPFRPLMHPLPARPGPPAPSHVPPPPQVMSLPNAQPSNHIPPSSLPRPNVQALSSYPPGLGGLGRPVAASYTFAPSSYGQPQLIGNVNTGSQQPMSQMHVPSISAGGQLGVSVSQSTVSSTPVQPTDEQMAATTASAPLPTLQPKSAEGVQTDWKEHTSADGRRYYFNKRTRVSTWDKPFELMTTIERADASTDWKEFTSPDGRKYYYNKVTKQSKWSLPDELKLAREQAEKASIKGTQSETSPNSQTSISFPSSVVKAPSSADISSSTVEVIVSSPVAVVPIIAASETQPALVSVPSTSPVITSSVVANADGFPKTVDAIAPMIDVSSSIGEAVTDNTVAEAKNNLSNMSASDLVGASDKVPPPVTEETRKDAVRGEKVSDALEEKTVEQEHFAYANKLEAKNAFKALLESANVGSDWTWDQALRAIINDRRYGALRTLGERKTAFNEYLGQKKKQDAEERRLKLKKARDDYKKMLEESVELTSSTRWSKAVTMFENDERFKALERERDRKDMFDDHLDELKQKERAKAQEERKRNIIEYRKFLESCDFIKANTQWRKVQDRLEADERCSRLDKMDRLEIFQEYLNDLEKEEEEQRKIQKEELSKTERKNRDEFRKLMEADVALGTLTAKTNWRDYCIKVKDSPPYMAVASNTSGSTPKDLFEDVVEELQKQFQEDKTRIKDAVKLRKITLSSTWTFEDFKASVLEDATSPPISDVNLKLIFDDLLIKVKEKEEKEAKKRDICNFYMGKLQTTFGG, from the exons ATGGCTGAAATGGCCAATAATGCTCCTTATTCTGGTGCACAG GTGCCTCATCAGCCTCCAATGGTTGGCTCTATGGATCCTCCTAGAGGTTTTGGTCCACCCATACCCTCTCAA TACCGGCCTCTAGTTCCAGCACCACAGCCACAACAATATGTTCCAATGGCTTCTCAACATTTTCAGCCTGCAGGACAAGGTGGTCTTATAATGAATGCTGGATTTCCATCTCAACCTCTGCAACCACCATTTCGTCCGTTAATGCATCCGTTACCAGCAAGACCTGGCCCTCCGGCTCCAAGCCACGTTCCACCACCACCACAGGTAATGTCTTTGCCAAATGCTCAGCCAAGTAACCACATCCCGCCATCATCACTACCTCGGCCTAATGTTCAAGCTCTAAGTAGCTACCCACCTGGTTTAGGTGGCTTGGGAAGACCTGTTGCTGCATCATATACT TTTGCACCATCTTCATATGGCCAACCACAACTAATTGGTAATGTTAATACTGGGAGTCAGCAGCCCATGTCTCAAATGCATGTTCCCAGTATTTCTGCCGGGGGACAACTGGGTGTGTCTGTGAGCCAGAGTACTGTCTCTAGTACACCAGTGCAGCCTACTGATGAACAAATGGCAGCTACCACTGCCTCTGCTCCG cTACCTACTCTTCAGCCTAAGTCTGCAGAAGGGGTCCAAACTGATTGGAAAGAGCATACATCTGCTGATGGAAGAAG ATATTATTTCAACAAGAGGACAAGAGTATCTACTTGGGATAAGCCTTTTGAATTAATGACAACTATTGAG AGAGCAGATGCATCAACCGACTGGAAGGAATTTACAAGTCCTGATGGACGAAA ATATTACTACAACAAGGTTACCAAGCAGTCAAAGTGGTCATTACCGGATGAGTTGaag TTGGCCCGCGAACAAGCTGAAAAGGCATCTATAAAAGGAACACAATCAGAAACATCCCCTAATTCTCAAACGTCAATTTCTTTCCCTTCCTCTGTGGTTAAAGCACCATCTAGTGCTGACATCTCATCTTCCACGGTTGAAGTGATAGTATCAAGCCCAGTTGCAGTGGTTCCAATCATTGCTGCAAGTGAAACACAACCTGCTTTGGTCTCTGTTCCATCAACCTCACCTGTCATAACTTCGTCTGTGGTAGCAAATGCAGATGGTTTTCCGAAAACTGTAGATGCTATTGCACCAATGATTGATGTCTCATCAAGCATAGGAGAGGCCGTAACTGACAATACAGTTGCGGAGGCAAA GAATAATTTAAGCAACATGTCAGCTTCTGATCTTGTTGGTGCTTCAGATAAAGTCCCACCACCAGTGACAGAG GAAACCAGGAAAGATGCTGTCAGAGGTGAAAAAGTTAGTGATGCCTTGGAAGAGAAGACAGTTGAGCAGGAGCATTTTGCATACGCCAATAAGCTG GAGGCTAAAAATGCCTTTAAAGCACTTTTGGAATCTGCAAATGTTGGGTCTGATTGGACTTGGGACCAG GCCTTGCGAGCAATAATTAATGACAGAAGATATGGTGCTCTAAGAACACTTGGAGAGCGGAAGACTGCTTTCAATGAG TACTTGggtcaaaagaaaaaacaagatGCTGAGGAGAGGAGGCTTAAGCTGAAAAAAGCACGGGATGATTACAAAAAGATGTTGGAA GAGTCTGTAGAGCTGACATCATCTACTAGATGGAG CAAAGCAGTAACTATGTTTGAAAATGACGAACGTTTCAAAGCTCTAGAACGAGAAAGAGACCGCAAGGATATGTTTGATGATCACTTGGACGAACTTAAACAAAAG GAACGAGCAAAGGCGCAGGAGGAGCGCAAGCGTAATATAATTGAGTATAggaaatttttagaatcctgTGATTTCATTAAG GCAAATACCCAGTGGAGAAAGGTTCAAGACCGGTTAGAGGCTGATGAAAGATGTTCACGTCTTGATAAAATGGATCGGCTGGAAATTTTTCAG gaatatttaaatgatttagaGAAGGAAGAGGAGGAGCAAAGGAAGATACAGAAG GAAGAACTGAGCAAGACTGAGCGCAAAAATCGTGACGAATTTCGAAAATTGATGGAAGCAGATGTTGCTTTGGGCACTCTTACAGCCAAAACTAACTGGCGTGACTATTGCATCAAG gTTAAAGATTCACCTCCATATATGGCGGTCGCATCAAATACCTCAGGCTCAACTCCGAAGGATTTGTTTGAAGATGTTGTTGAGGAGCTACAAAAACAG TTTCAAGAAGACAAAACTAGAATAAAAGATGCAGTGAAGTTAAGAAAG aTCACTTTGTCATCAACTTGGACGTTTGAAGATTTTAAGGCTTCTGTTTTAGAGGATGCTACATCTCCGCCTATATCAGATGTCAACTTAAAG CTGATATTTGATGACTTGCTGATAAAAGTGAAGgagaaggaagaaaaagaagctaAGAAAC GAGATATCTGCAACTTCTACATGGGAAAATTGCAGACAACTTTTGGAGGGTAG
- the LOC102622302 gene encoding pre-mRNA-processing protein 40A-like isoform X1 produces the protein MAEMANNAPYSGAQVPHQPPMVGSMDPPRGFGPPIPSQYRPLVPAPQPQQYVPMASQHFQPAGQGGLIMNAGFPSQPLQPPFRPLMHPLPARPGPPAPSHVPPPPQVMSLPNAQPSNHIPPSSLPRPNVQALSSYPPGLGGLGRPVAASYTFAPSSYGQPQLIGNVNTGSQQPMSQMHVPSISAGGQLGVSVSQSTVSSTPVQPTDEQMAATTASAPLPTLQPKSAEGVQTDWKEHTSADGRRYYFNKRTRVSTWDKPFELMTTIERADASTDWKEFTSPDGRKYYYNKVTKQSKWSLPDELKLAREQAEKASIKGTQSETSPNSQTSISFPSSVVKAPSSADISSSTVEVIVSSPVAVVPIIAASETQPALVSVPSTSPVITSSVVANADGFPKTVDAIAPMIDVSSSIGEAVTDNTVAEAKNNLSNMSASDLVGASDKVPPPVTEETRKDAVRGEKVSDALEEKTVEQEHFAYANKLEAKNAFKALLESANVGSDWTWDQALRAIINDRRYGALRTLGERKTAFNEYLGQKKKQDAEERRLKLKKARDDYKKMLEESVELTSSTRWSKAVTMFENDERFKALERERDRKDMFDDHLDELKQKERAKAQEERKRNIIEYRKFLESCDFIKANTQWRKVQDRLEADERCSRLDKMDRLEIFQEYLNDLEKEEEEQRKIQKEELSKTERKNRDEFRKLMEADVALGTLTAKTNWRDYCIKVKDSPPYMAVASNTSGSTPKDLFEDVVEELQKQFQEDKTRIKDAVKLRKITLSSTWTFEDFKASVLEDATSPPISDVNLKLIFDDLLIKVKEKEEKEAKKRKRLEDEFFDLLCSVKEISATSTWENCRQLLEGSQEFSSIGDESICRGVFDEFVTQLKEQAKDYERKRKEEKAKREKEREERDRRKLKQGRDKERAREREKEDHSKKDGADSDHDDSAENDSKRSGKDNDKKHRKRHQSAHDSLDENEKDRSKNPHRHNSDRKKPRRLASTPESENESRHKRHRRDNRNGSRKNGDHEDLEDGEYGGESR, from the exons ATGGCTGAAATGGCCAATAATGCTCCTTATTCTGGTGCACAG GTGCCTCATCAGCCTCCAATGGTTGGCTCTATGGATCCTCCTAGAGGTTTTGGTCCACCCATACCCTCTCAA TACCGGCCTCTAGTTCCAGCACCACAGCCACAACAATATGTTCCAATGGCTTCTCAACATTTTCAGCCTGCAGGACAAGGTGGTCTTATAATGAATGCTGGATTTCCATCTCAACCTCTGCAACCACCATTTCGTCCGTTAATGCATCCGTTACCAGCAAGACCTGGCCCTCCGGCTCCAAGCCACGTTCCACCACCACCACAGGTAATGTCTTTGCCAAATGCTCAGCCAAGTAACCACATCCCGCCATCATCACTACCTCGGCCTAATGTTCAAGCTCTAAGTAGCTACCCACCTGGTTTAGGTGGCTTGGGAAGACCTGTTGCTGCATCATATACT TTTGCACCATCTTCATATGGCCAACCACAACTAATTGGTAATGTTAATACTGGGAGTCAGCAGCCCATGTCTCAAATGCATGTTCCCAGTATTTCTGCCGGGGGACAACTGGGTGTGTCTGTGAGCCAGAGTACTGTCTCTAGTACACCAGTGCAGCCTACTGATGAACAAATGGCAGCTACCACTGCCTCTGCTCCG cTACCTACTCTTCAGCCTAAGTCTGCAGAAGGGGTCCAAACTGATTGGAAAGAGCATACATCTGCTGATGGAAGAAG ATATTATTTCAACAAGAGGACAAGAGTATCTACTTGGGATAAGCCTTTTGAATTAATGACAACTATTGAG AGAGCAGATGCATCAACCGACTGGAAGGAATTTACAAGTCCTGATGGACGAAA ATATTACTACAACAAGGTTACCAAGCAGTCAAAGTGGTCATTACCGGATGAGTTGaag TTGGCCCGCGAACAAGCTGAAAAGGCATCTATAAAAGGAACACAATCAGAAACATCCCCTAATTCTCAAACGTCAATTTCTTTCCCTTCCTCTGTGGTTAAAGCACCATCTAGTGCTGACATCTCATCTTCCACGGTTGAAGTGATAGTATCAAGCCCAGTTGCAGTGGTTCCAATCATTGCTGCAAGTGAAACACAACCTGCTTTGGTCTCTGTTCCATCAACCTCACCTGTCATAACTTCGTCTGTGGTAGCAAATGCAGATGGTTTTCCGAAAACTGTAGATGCTATTGCACCAATGATTGATGTCTCATCAAGCATAGGAGAGGCCGTAACTGACAATACAGTTGCGGAGGCAAA GAATAATTTAAGCAACATGTCAGCTTCTGATCTTGTTGGTGCTTCAGATAAAGTCCCACCACCAGTGACAGAG GAAACCAGGAAAGATGCTGTCAGAGGTGAAAAAGTTAGTGATGCCTTGGAAGAGAAGACAGTTGAGCAGGAGCATTTTGCATACGCCAATAAGCTG GAGGCTAAAAATGCCTTTAAAGCACTTTTGGAATCTGCAAATGTTGGGTCTGATTGGACTTGGGACCAG GCCTTGCGAGCAATAATTAATGACAGAAGATATGGTGCTCTAAGAACACTTGGAGAGCGGAAGACTGCTTTCAATGAG TACTTGggtcaaaagaaaaaacaagatGCTGAGGAGAGGAGGCTTAAGCTGAAAAAAGCACGGGATGATTACAAAAAGATGTTGGAA GAGTCTGTAGAGCTGACATCATCTACTAGATGGAG CAAAGCAGTAACTATGTTTGAAAATGACGAACGTTTCAAAGCTCTAGAACGAGAAAGAGACCGCAAGGATATGTTTGATGATCACTTGGACGAACTTAAACAAAAG GAACGAGCAAAGGCGCAGGAGGAGCGCAAGCGTAATATAATTGAGTATAggaaatttttagaatcctgTGATTTCATTAAG GCAAATACCCAGTGGAGAAAGGTTCAAGACCGGTTAGAGGCTGATGAAAGATGTTCACGTCTTGATAAAATGGATCGGCTGGAAATTTTTCAG gaatatttaaatgatttagaGAAGGAAGAGGAGGAGCAAAGGAAGATACAGAAG GAAGAACTGAGCAAGACTGAGCGCAAAAATCGTGACGAATTTCGAAAATTGATGGAAGCAGATGTTGCTTTGGGCACTCTTACAGCCAAAACTAACTGGCGTGACTATTGCATCAAG gTTAAAGATTCACCTCCATATATGGCGGTCGCATCAAATACCTCAGGCTCAACTCCGAAGGATTTGTTTGAAGATGTTGTTGAGGAGCTACAAAAACAG TTTCAAGAAGACAAAACTAGAATAAAAGATGCAGTGAAGTTAAGAAAG aTCACTTTGTCATCAACTTGGACGTTTGAAGATTTTAAGGCTTCTGTTTTAGAGGATGCTACATCTCCGCCTATATCAGATGTCAACTTAAAG CTGATATTTGATGACTTGCTGATAAAAGTGAAGgagaaggaagaaaaagaagctaAGAAACGTAAACGTCTTGAAGATGAGTTTTTTGATCTGCTATGTTCTGTCAAG GAGATATCTGCAACTTCTACATGGGAAAATTGCAGACAACTTTTGGAGGGTAGCCAAGAGTTCAG TTCCATTGGAGATGAAAGCATCTGCAGGGGGGTATTTGACGAATTCGTAACACAACTCAAAGAACAGGCCAAAGACTATGAACGGAAAAGAAAGGAGGAGAAG gccaaaagggaaaaagaaagagaggaaAGAGATAGGAGGAAGCTGAAGCAGGGAAGGGATAAAGAGAGAGCAcgtgaaagagaaaaagaggaccACTCAAAGAAGGATGGAGCTGACAGTGACCATGATGATTCAGCTGAAAATGACAGCAAAAGATCAGGAAAGGACAATGACAAGAAACACCGAAAGCGGCATCAGAGTGCCCATGATAGCTTGgatgaaaatgagaaagatCGATCTAAGAACCCCCATAGACATAACAGCGATCGCAAAAAACCAAGAAGG CTTGCATCAACACCTGAATCTGAAAATGAGAGCAGGCATAAGAGACATAGGAGGGATAATCGTAATGGTTCTCGTAAAAATGGTGATCATGAAGATCTTGAAGATGGGGAATATGGTGGGGAAAGTCGGTAG